A stretch of Phragmites australis chromosome 12, lpPhrAust1.1, whole genome shotgun sequence DNA encodes these proteins:
- the LOC133887289 gene encoding nicotianamine aminotransferase 1-like — protein MENAAGDGLLPPPAAWNFSPNEALLGLTAVSLRGVLGRVKAGMVEDGARPVVPLGHGDPSAFPCFRTAPEAVDAVAGALRSGEYNSYANSVGLEPARRSIAQYLSRNLPYELSADDVYLSSGCAQAIEIICSVLARPGANILLPRPGYLFYKARAIFNGMEVRYFDLVPDRGWEVDLDGLQALADKNTVAMVIVNPGNPCGNVYTYEHLAKIAETARKLGIFVIADEVYAHLTFGEKKFVPMGVFGSVSPVLTLGSISKRWVVPGWRLGWIVTNDPNGVFQRIKVLDSIKSYLNISSDPVTFVQGAIPQLIENTKEEFFDKTVEVLRQTADICWEKLKGISCITCPSKPEGSMFVMVKLDLSCMQDIKDDMDFCCRLAKEELVVVLPGYAVGYKNWLRITFAIGPSSLEDGLDRLKSFCLRHSKPKK, from the exons ATGGAGAACGCCGCCGGCGATGGGCTtctgccgccgccggccgcaTGGAACTTCTCTCCGAACGAGGCCCTCCTCGGCCTGACGGCAGTCTCGCTGCGCGGCGTGCTGGGCAGGGTAAAGGCCGGGATGGTGGAGGACGGCGCGCGGCCGGTGGTGCCGCTGGGGCACGGCGACCCGTCGGCGTTCCCGTGCTTCCGGACCGCGCCGGAGGCCGTGgacgccgtcgccggcgcgctCCGGTCCGGGGAGTACAACTCCTATGCCAACAGCGTCGGCCTCGAGCCTGCGCGGAG ATCTATCGCGCAGTACTTATCGCGCAACCTGCCATACGAGCTATCAGCCGACGACGTCTACCTCTCAAGCGGCTGCGCTCAAGCGATCGAGATAATCTGCTCTGTTCTAGCTCGCCCTGGTGCCAACATCCTGCTTCCAAGGCCAGGCTACCTGTTCTACAAGGCGCGTGCCATCTTCAACGGCATGGAGGTCCGGTACTTCGATCTTGTACCAGATAGAGGCTGGGAGGTTGACCTTGATGGCCTGCAAGCACTTGCTGACAAGAACACAGTTGCCATGGTCATTGTCAACCCAGGGAACCCCTGTGGCAATGTCTACACCTATGAGCATTTGGCCAAG ATTGCTGAGACTGCGAGGAAGCTTGGCATCTTTGTCATTGCGGATGAAGTGTATGCGCACTTGACGTTTGGGGAGAAGAAGTTTGTGCCCATGGGTGTGTTTGGCTCGGTATCGCCGGTGCTCACTCTGGGATCCATATCGAAGAGATGGGTGGTGCCTGGATGGCGACTTGGCTGGATAGTGACGAATGATCCTAATGGTGTATTTCAGAGGATAAAG GTATTGGACAGCATCAAGAGTTACCTTAATATCTCCTCTGATCCTGTAACTTTTGTCCAG GGAGCAATTCCACAACTCATAGAGAACACAAAGGAAGAATTCTTTGACAAAACCGTAGAGGTTCTAAGACAAACCGCAGATATATGCTGGGAGAAGCTGAAGGGAATCAGTTGCATCACTTGCCCAAGCAAACCTGAGGGTTCCATGTTTGTGATG GTGAAACTGGATCTGTCCTGCATGCAAGATATCAAAGATGATATGGACTTCTGCTGCCGGCTGGCAAAGGAAGAATTGGTGGTTGTTTTGCCTG GATATGCTGTGGGATACAAGAATTGGCTCCGGATCACCTTCGCAATCGGACCATCTTCTCTTGAAGATGGCCTTGACAGGCTCAAGTCCTTCTGCTTGCGACACAGCAAGCCGAAGAAGTGA